In Sinorhizobium numidicum, the following proteins share a genomic window:
- a CDS encoding YciI family protein, with the protein MKYLCLVWCEEGTFEALSKQEREELDRDSLSYDQELVRSGHMIAAEALQSPANSVVVRVRHSEMSVTDGPFAEAKEQLGGFILIEAKDLNDAIRVAAGIPLAKLGSIEVRPIYNFGKEA; encoded by the coding sequence ATGAAGTATCTCTGTCTGGTCTGGTGTGAGGAAGGGACGTTCGAAGCGTTGTCGAAGCAGGAAAGGGAAGAGCTCGACAGGGATTCCTTGAGCTACGACCAGGAACTCGTCAGAAGCGGGCATATGATTGCTGCGGAAGCGCTGCAATCGCCGGCGAACTCCGTGGTCGTGCGGGTGCGCCACTCCGAGATGTCTGTGACGGATGGCCCATTTGCCGAAGCCAAGGAACAGCTCGGCGGCTTCATCCTCATCGAGGCAAAGGACTTGAATGATGCGATCCGCGTCGCGGCGGGAATTCCGCTCGCCAAGCTCGGCAGCATAGAGGTGCGACCGATTTATAACTTCGGAAAAGAGGCTTAA
- a CDS encoding cation:proton antiporter — translation MEAHIIILTLLGIVILLTAWLPMALRRLPLSLPIFCIVLGVAIALSPFSPITANPFDNRHLTERFSELVVIVALMGAGLKLDRPIGWRGWMSTWRLLGFAMPLTVAAIAIVGWIVLGLPVASAILLGAALAPTDPVLASDVQVGPPRSGKEDDVRFSLTSEAGLNDGLSFPFVYLAIAIASAQSFDLHRFAEWFAVDVIWRIAAGLFCGWLTGRALGFLTFRLPKNTQLAKSGDGLVAIGLTFLCYGVTEMADGYGFVAVFVAALTLRSVERQHEFHENLHNFTDQIERLLMMVLMVFFGMIIGDGTVVSALTWKIVLAALLTIFLIRPIIGWASLGGLPQPFAEKAIIGFFGIRGVGSFYYIAFATGQVEFGTERTLWVTVFLIVLISVVTHGTTVTPIMRRLDQKRAARAASSSSAA, via the coding sequence GTGGAAGCTCACATCATCATACTGACACTGCTGGGGATCGTCATCCTACTGACCGCATGGCTTCCCATGGCGCTGCGGAGGCTTCCGCTGTCGCTCCCCATCTTCTGCATCGTCCTCGGCGTCGCCATCGCTTTGTCGCCGTTTTCACCAATCACTGCCAACCCGTTCGACAACCGCCACCTCACCGAGCGCTTTTCCGAACTCGTGGTCATCGTCGCACTGATGGGAGCAGGACTGAAGCTCGACCGCCCGATCGGCTGGCGAGGCTGGATGTCCACCTGGCGGCTCTTGGGCTTTGCAATGCCCCTTACCGTTGCGGCGATCGCGATCGTTGGCTGGATCGTTCTTGGCCTGCCTGTCGCGTCTGCAATCCTGCTTGGCGCGGCACTTGCTCCTACCGATCCGGTTCTCGCCAGCGATGTCCAAGTCGGGCCTCCGCGCTCCGGCAAGGAGGACGATGTGCGTTTCTCGCTGACCTCGGAAGCAGGTCTGAACGACGGCCTGAGCTTTCCATTCGTCTATTTGGCGATTGCAATCGCATCCGCTCAATCCTTCGATCTCCACCGATTTGCCGAATGGTTCGCGGTGGATGTCATCTGGAGGATCGCCGCGGGCTTGTTTTGCGGATGGCTCACGGGAAGGGCGCTCGGCTTTTTGACCTTCAGGCTGCCGAAGAACACGCAACTCGCCAAATCAGGTGACGGGCTGGTCGCCATCGGCCTCACGTTCCTCTGTTACGGCGTGACGGAAATGGCCGATGGCTACGGCTTTGTCGCGGTCTTCGTCGCCGCTTTGACGCTGCGATCCGTTGAGCGCCAGCACGAGTTTCATGAGAATTTGCACAACTTCACCGACCAGATCGAACGGCTGCTGATGATGGTGCTGATGGTCTTCTTCGGCATGATCATCGGCGACGGGACGGTGGTCTCGGCGCTGACTTGGAAGATCGTGCTTGCCGCACTTCTCACGATATTCCTCATCCGGCCGATCATCGGCTGGGCAAGCCTCGGTGGTCTGCCGCAGCCGTTTGCGGAAAAAGCGATCATCGGCTTCTTCGGCATCAGGGGTGTCGGCTCCTTCTATTATATCGCCTTCGCCACGGGGCAGGTCGAATTCGGGACCGAGCGAACGCTCTGGGTGACGGTATTCCTGATCGTGCTGATTTCAGTTGTCACGCATGGCACAACGGTCACCCCGATTATGCGGCGACTGGACCAGAAGCGGGCGGCAAGAGCAGCATCTTCTTCGAGCGCTGCATAG
- a CDS encoding Lrp/AsnC family transcriptional regulator, giving the protein MSELSRIVGMSAPSVSERVRRLEAIGVIRGFTLDVDTRPLGYQVRAMVRIRPLPGKLHLVEKLIQERPEFIECDKITGDDPFLVRLVVHSIEEMDDVLEALSEHAVTSTAVIKGTSVKRRLPPL; this is encoded by the coding sequence ATGAGCGAGCTCTCGCGCATCGTCGGCATGTCCGCGCCGAGCGTTTCGGAGCGGGTACGGCGGCTGGAGGCGATCGGCGTCATTCGCGGCTTCACGCTCGATGTAGACACACGTCCGCTCGGCTATCAGGTCCGGGCGATGGTGCGCATCAGGCCGCTGCCCGGCAAGCTGCATCTGGTAGAAAAATTGATTCAGGAGCGTCCGGAGTTCATCGAGTGCGACAAGATCACCGGTGACGATCCGTTTCTCGTCCGGCTCGTGGTGCACTCCATCGAGGAGATGGACGATGTGCTGGAGGCGCTTTCCGAACACGCGGTCACCAGCACGGCCGTCATCAAGGGAACCTCCGTCAAGCGGCGGTTGCCGCCCCTATAG
- a CDS encoding DMT family transporter, with protein MLIGILAGLTTCALWGLTFVAPRAVDPFSAWDLTVARYGTFGLACAVLMLHRRFRPVGFSTIRLTIGLLLGGAGYVGYFVSAAFAVQLTGAAMPPLIIGTMPVFLALIANSRDRSVPWRSLALPLGLIATGVAIVNASVFAAAPSGSSMTISLGLAAAGAALAIWIIYGLINAAVMRADDAPDGLHWTGLQGIGAALGSLSLLPLTSFGTVAAVPAADTYRFAAWALMMGIAGSWLATWCWVAASRRLPLALSAQLIVGETIFGLVYGFIFETRWPMTSEWIGAALQITGVCAAIGAFSRPAAPVVTSERSVAGA; from the coding sequence ATGCTGATCGGAATCCTTGCCGGCCTCACCACATGTGCGTTGTGGGGTCTCACCTTCGTTGCGCCACGCGCCGTCGATCCCTTTTCTGCATGGGACCTGACCGTCGCAAGGTATGGCACCTTCGGGCTCGCCTGTGCAGTGCTGATGTTGCACCGGCGCTTCCGTCCCGTTGGCTTTTCAACTATTCGCCTGACAATCGGCCTCCTGCTCGGAGGCGCGGGCTACGTCGGTTATTTCGTCAGCGCCGCCTTTGCCGTCCAGCTTACCGGGGCTGCGATGCCGCCTCTTATTATCGGCACAATGCCGGTGTTCTTGGCGCTCATCGCAAATTCACGCGACCGATCCGTTCCGTGGCGGTCGCTCGCCCTCCCCCTTGGTCTGATTGCCACCGGCGTTGCGATCGTCAATGCTTCCGTTTTTGCCGCCGCGCCATCCGGGAGCAGCATGACGATATCGCTCGGCCTAGCTGCGGCTGGCGCCGCCCTTGCGATCTGGATCATCTACGGTCTGATCAATGCCGCCGTCATGCGGGCGGACGATGCTCCGGATGGGTTGCACTGGACCGGCCTGCAGGGGATCGGCGCGGCGCTCGGAAGCTTATCTCTGCTGCCGCTGACATCGTTCGGGACGGTCGCTGCCGTGCCGGCGGCCGATACATATCGTTTTGCCGCATGGGCACTCATGATGGGGATTGCCGGATCCTGGCTCGCTACATGGTGCTGGGTGGCCGCGAGCCGGCGGCTGCCGCTTGCCCTCTCGGCCCAGCTCATCGTCGGCGAAACCATCTTTGGTCTCGTCTACGGCTTCATCTTTGAAACACGATGGCCGATGACCTCCGAGTGGATCGGCGCCGCTCTGCAAATCACGGGAGTCTGTGCTGCCATTGGCGCTTTCAGCAGACCAGCGGCTCCTGTTGTAACGTCGGAAAGGTCAGTGGCAGGGGCCTGA